A section of the Phaseolus vulgaris cultivar G19833 chromosome 8, P. vulgaris v2.0, whole genome shotgun sequence genome encodes:
- the LOC137826337 gene encoding GDSL esterase/lipase At4g10955-like, with product MAKQVVPPQSHPYAFHVSGPRNFTSLNWRDLIISSWKDANYKRTVIACFIQAVYLLELDRQEKRTPGNTLAPNWWIPFKYKLKQTVIDERDGSIFGAILEWDRSAALSDLIPIRPSGAPRAVLALRGTLLKSPTMRRDIEDDLRFLAWESLKGSVRFKAALEVLKLICGKYGSNNVCIAGHSLGAGFALQVGKELAKEGIYVEAHLFNPPSVSLAMSFKTIGEKAEFVWNRLKSMLPYGNEAQISNDGDITSGAGLKRPSGYGLKDASLGIAKWVPYLYVNNGDYICCYYNDGGGTTKVNVGSAKGEVAAKLFVVSKEKQKFVEAHGLEQWWSSDAELQQVIHSSKLISRQLRSLYTATLPS from the exons ATGGCCAAGCAGGTTGTTCCTCCTCAATCTCACCCATATGCCTTTCATGTCTCTGGTCCTCGCAACTTCACTTCCCTTAATTGGAGGGACCTTATCATTTCAAGTTG GAAGGATGCAAATTACAAGAGAACTGTCATTGCCTGCTTTATACAGGCAGTATATTTGCTTGAACTTGATAGGCAAGAAAAGAGAACACCTGGAAATACTCTTGCTCCAAATTGGTGGATTCCCTTCAAATACAAGCTTAAACAAACAGTAATTGATGAAAGAGATGGATCCATTTTTGGTGCAATCCTTGAATGGGACAGATCTGCTGCATTGTCTGACTTGATACCAATTAGACCAAGTGGTGCTCCGAGAGCAGTTTTAGCACTAAGAGGAACATTACTCAAAAGCCCTACAATGAGAAGAGATATTGAAGATGACCTCCGTTTTCTTGCTTGGGAAAGCTTGAAGGGTTCTGTGAGGTTTAAAGCAGCTTTGGAGGTACTAAAATTGATTTGTGGAAAATATGGAAGCAACAATGTGTGCATTGCAGGACATTCCTTGGGAGCTGGTTTTGCCCTTCAAGTTGGGAAGGAACTAGCAAAAGAAGGGATTTATGTGGAAGCACATTTGTTTAATCCACCTTCTGTTTCACTAGCCATGAGTTTCAAAACTATTGGAGAAAAGGCTGAGTTTGTGTGGAATAGACTTAAATCCATGCTTCCTTATGGTAATGAAGCACAAATCAGTAACGACGGAGACATAACTTCAGGTGCAGGATTGAAGAGACCATCTGGTTATGGTTTGAAAGATGCTAGTCTGGGGATAGCAAAATGGGTTCCTTATTTGTATGTTAACAATGGTGACTATATATGTTGCTATTACAATGATGGTGGTGGCACAACAAAGGTAAATGTGGGAAGTGCAAAGGGAGAAGTTGCAGCAAAGCTGTTTGTTGTCTCTAAGGAGAAACAAAAGTTTGTTGAGGCTCATGGCCTGGAACAATGGTGGTCAAGTGATGCAGAACTTCAGCAGGTTATCCATAGCAGCAAACTCATAAGCAGGCAGCTTAGATCTTTATACACTGCTACTCTTCCCAGTTAA